A region of the Candidatus Methylomirabilis oxygeniifera genome:
GCAGCCACGATGACACAACGCTACCGTGCCGCCATACTTCTGCGATGTCAGCCGTATTGAGGTCATAACGGTACTCTTCAGGGAGGTCCAGTGAGAGCGCATTGCGCAGGATATCGAAGCCCTCCGCGAAGGCCTGCATCAGGCCGTACTCAATGCCGTTGTGGACCATTTTAACGAAATGACCGGCGCCCACCGGGCCACAGTGTAGGTAGCCATCCTCCGTCGTACCGCCAGACTGCTGGCGACCGGGGGTACGGGGAATATCGTCCGGCCCTGGTGCGAGCGTCTTGAAGATCGGCTTCAGTCGCTCGACCGCGCCCGCCTGGCCACCGATCATCAAGCAGTAGCCGCGCTCCAGACCCCAGATCCCGCCGCTGGTACCTACATCCACGTACTGGACACCTCTCGCCTGGAGTGCCTTCGCGCGGCGCACATCATCCTTGTAGTAGGAGTTGCCGCCGTCAATGATGATGTCGTCCGTCTCCATCCGCTGCGAGAGCGCCATGACGATCTGCTCCGTCGCCTCCCCTGCCGGCACCATCACCCATGCTGCCCGAGGTGTGGTGAGGGCGCGCACGAACTCGTCCAGCGACTTGGCAGCCGTCGCGCCCTCCTGCGCCAATGCCCTCACGCGGTCGGAATTCGCGTCGAATACGACGCACTCATGCCCGCCTCGCATCAGGCGGCGGACCATGTTCGCGCCCATCTTACCCAGACCAATCACCCCGAGCTGCATCGTGTGTGCTCCTCCCACAAAAAGAAGCGGTCAGCTATCAGCGTTCAGCACAATGCTTGTTGCAGCGCAGCGTGCAGCGTCGCCAGGGCGGCCCCCACATCCGGACCCAGATGCATCCGCAACGCCCGACGACTGCGCTCCGCTAAGACCTGAAAGTCACCGCGTGCCTGAGTTGCCTTGACCACGCCAAAGCTGTACTGGTATCCCGGGATAGGCAGGTCGAAGGCGTCACCGCAGGTGATCTGCAGGAAGACGCCGGTATTCGGTCCGCCCTTGTAAGCCTGGCCGGTCGAGTGCAGATAGCGCGGCCCAAAACCTACGCACGTCGCCACACGTTTATTGTCGCGGACAGCGTGACGCAGCAGTTGAAGCGCGCGTTCATGGGCTTCGTTCATCTCGATATAGGCCAGGAGGGCGAAGTAATCGCCAAGCCTGATCCGGCTCAGGTGCGCCCTGAGATACCCGACGAGCGACCGATCGGCTCCTGTGGCCTCCTCCAGTATCGCGGTGTTCCGCTCGTCACTGAACAGTGTGATACCGCTCTCCTGCAGGATCGGGGACTCTGGAGGGATTGTGCCTGTCTTCTCATATGCCGACGTCAAGGCCCGCGTCGCCACCTTGCTTGCTTCCACGTCAGGCTGATCGAAGGGGTTGATGCCGATGATGGACCCGGCTACTGCAGTCGCGATCTCCCACCGGAAGAACTCAGCCCCCAGGTCGTAGGGATCGGTTACGGCAATCCGGACCACAGGCTGGCCGGCCCGTTCGAGGGCATCCAGTACCGCATCCTGGCACGGAACCGGGGCAGAAATCATTCTGAGGTAGATAAACACGCGATCCGTGTCGTAGACCTCTGGAGGACCCAGCGGCTCACGATCGACGGGGATCAGTCCCTTCCCCGCTTTCCCGGTCGATTCGGCGAGCAGTTGCTCGATCCAGGCGCCGAGGTGCCGAATACCGGGCGAGGCGATGAGAGTCACCTTGTCGCGGCCAGCACGGGCAAGGACGCCGAGGATGGTGCCCAGGACGACGCCGGGGTTCTCCTCGGCCGGGACACACGAGGCGCAGGCGTGCGCCATCTCCTCGGCGCGGTCCAGCAGCTTCAACACGTCTACTCCCATGATCGCCGCCGGAACCAGGCCGAAATCGGAGAGGGCTGAGTATCGGCCACCGATGCTCGAGAGACCATAGCAGATGTGACGAAAACGAAGGCGCTCAGCGAGTTGCTGTAACGTCGAGCCTGGGTCAGTAATGGCGATAAACCGGCTCCCGGCCTCGTCGATACCGATGACCTGTCCCACGCGTTCAAAGAAATACTGCGTGAAGATGTTCGACTCCAGGGTGGTGCCAGACTTGCTCGATACGATGAAGAGGGTGTTGGCCATATTTACTTGCGCCTCGAAGGCCCTGACCTGAGCAGGGTCGGTCGAGTCCAGCACGTAAAGCTTAGGGTAGCCGTTCTGTCTACCGAACGTCCTGGCCACCACCTCGGGACAAAGGCTGGAGCCCCCCATCCCCAGAAGCAGCGCATCCGAGAACCCTGCGGATCTCACCTCTTCGGCGATGGTCCGCAGGCGGAGGCATGTCGCCTGCTGGTCCTTGGTGATCCGCAGCCAGCCCAGCCACTCCCCTTCATCCGTCCCCGTCCAAAGGGTGGCGTCGCGCGTCCATAATCTTTCAACCTTACCCTCTGTACGCCAGGCTTCGAGCGACGTCCGGATAGAGGCGGCGAGCTTGTCGGGTAGGGCGACGGTCTGTCGGCTGAGCAACGATCGCAAGGGTGTCATCGTCTCGTCCTGTATCTGAACGCTGAGAGTAGCATCTGTTGGTGTGTGGTCGTTCCGGATTGTTACTCATCTTACTCGCAGTTGGGATGCGGATCAAGGCCAGGTCGCCGTCTTCGTTTCCCCTTGACATCCCTACGAGGGTCAACTTAGCATAGGTGGGACGGCATGGGGTCCTCCTCTTATCCCCTCCGCCACCGCGTTCCTGCGTAGTTGTCGGAAGAAGGCGATGGGGTTCGTCTGGCGATCCATGCAGGTTCGGGACATCAGGCATCTCAGCACACAGAGAAACTGTACAATAGTGAGTCTGCTCACCGTTGAGTACGGCGGGCAACACGTATGCAACCAGCGCACACAAAGGAGAAGCAATAATGAAATTTCTGCGTAAAATGTTCAGTGGGCAACAGATGGCTGCGGAGGCGAGCAGTGAACAGTCCGAAGAGCCAACGGAAGTCGGGCCACGACAGGTGCAAGGTGTGCTGATTCTTACTCGTCAACCCCTGAGTGATTCGTGGGGATTGCTGGAGCAGATCACCGCCTTGCAACAGTCCAAAGGTTACCGTATTTCTCTGAATTGCATCTCGAAAGCGGCTATTACTGACAAGCTTGACGATGAAGCGTTTCTTCACGAAAAGATTCGAAAGGAGTTCGCTAAAATCGGCGGTGAGGACCTTATCGCACGAACCAAGATGTACCCCTGCCAGGCGTCTGGTGGCAACACCGGTATTTATTGCGTCATCTTTGACCGTCCTGAGTGAGGGTATGCTGCACGTAACGCTCGCGTCGCCGGACGCGGGACCCGGATGGCCGGCACGCCTGTCAGACGGGCGGTCAACCCGTGGCACTGTGCTGCGCGGCCGACGCATCTTCGCAGTCAACACGTCCTATCCGAATATTTCTTGAAGAATCGTCGAACGTTTCGAATCACGGCGTGTCTAAGCAATAGTTCGTGCGGTGCGAACCTATCCGTTGTCTGCCGTGTACCGTATTGAAAAAGGAGAACAAGGTGTCCGACTCGTTTCATCGCGTTGTGAGCCTTGGATGTTTTATCGTGCTGTTCGCCGGATGTGTTGCAGTGGGTGAGGAGTTTCGGACGCCGACTGCTGAGATGATTAAGAACGGGGTGACCACGCGGGCTGAGCTGCTGCGGCTCTTTGGTTCACCGACTCAGGTCGGCATTGAGGATGGGAATCAGACCTGGACGTGGGTCTATGTGAGGGCGGGCAGCTTCAGCCGGAACCTGTCCAAGGAACTGCATGTCACATTTACCGATCGGGGGGTCGTCAAGTCGTACTCGTACACCTCGAGCTTACCGGAGGAGGTTGGACGAGACATCCGGTGAGGACGTGGAGAGGAGCGCAGAGGCGCGCAAAGCCGCCGGGAAATGATCTTGACCATGATAGATGGTGGTGGTATAAGCACAACTTAAGGGCCATGAGATGAATGTTGTAAGCCTCGTTGTGCAAGCGGGAGTGGTTGCTCAGGCGGTACTGCTCATTTTGCTGGGTTTTTCCCTGATGAGCTGGACGCTGATCTTTATGAAGTTCGGAGTGTTCCGGCGAGGCCGACGAGAATCGGCCCAGTTCCTCCACATCTTCCGATCGGCCAAGAACCTGACGACTGTTTTTGAAGAATCGAAGCGATTCACCAAAAGTCCCGTTGTGAGCGTGTTTCAGGAGGGGTATCGAGAGCTCAGTCAACTGGTAAAAGGCGGTCAAGGTCCGGCCGCACAGTGGCCGACCGCCAATGAGCCAAGATCCGCGGTCCCCGAGGCGCCCCTTCACAAGGAGCCGCTCGATCTTATCAGCCGGACCCTCCGCCATGCGAGCATGAAGGAGGTTGCGCAACAGGAACGCTATCTGATCTTTCTGGCGACAACGGGCAACGTCACACCGTTTGTCGGTCTTTTCGGAACCGTGTGGGGGATTATGAATGCCTTTGCAAGTATCGGTCAGGCGGGTTCAGCGAATCTGGGCGCTGTGGCGCCGGGGGTTGCGGAGGCCTTGATCACCACGGCGGCCGGACTGGGGGCGGCTATCCCGGCGGTAGTCGCGTATAACTATTTTCTGAATCGGGTCAGAAGGCAGGCGACTGAGATGGAATTATTCGGCCTGGAGTTTCTCACTCTGGCTGAACGGATTCTGGCGAGGAGCCGCTGACGGCGATGGCATCACCGGGTATAGGTTCCGACGAGCGACCCGGCGGCAGTGCGCTCTCCGAGATCAACATCACGCCGTTTGTCGATGTCGTCCTGGTCCTCCTCGTCATTTTCCTCATTACGGCGCCCATGATGCTCAGGGGGATTGATGTCAAAGTGCCTAAGACCGAGACCAAGAATGTCGGGCCCGAGGAACGGCTGATGCTGACGGTGACCAGGGAGAAAGCCGTCTACCTGGATGGTCAGCCCGTCACGCTTGTCCGGCTGGAGCGGGCTCTTGTGGGACTCCGGCAACGTAACGCGAAGGCGGCCGTGTTCCTTCGGGCCGATGAAGGGGTGTCCTATGGCGTTGTCGTCAAGGTGATGGATGCGGTGAAGAAGGCCGGAATCGAACGGTTGGGAATGGTTACCGAACCGATTCCACCCGTAGTGAAAGGACAGTAGCGTGGTGGTGGGAGCCATCGGACGGCGCCTTCCCGTGTCGGCAGTATCGTCTTCGTGCGGTCTCTCGTTCCTGCTTCACGGACTGTTGGCGGTTGCGGTGGTGTACGGCCCGCAGTGGCTTCACGGTAAGCCGTTCATAGCACCCCTCAACTATGAGGTGACGCTGATCTCCCCGGCTGAAGAGAACCGTGAGTTGAGGCGAGGTGCTGCGCTCCCGGCTCAGCCAAAGGTGGCGACCGCAGCGATCAGCGTGCCGGCCGGGTCGCGGGAACTCCTGACGCTCCCGTCGCTATCCAGAACCACCAGCCCCAAGGCTCAGACCGATGAGCTGACGTTGTCGGCCAAGCGCAGAGCGCCCACTCGTCTGCCTGTCGCGCCGCCGTTGACGACGCCTGGTCCTCCGAAGATCGTAGCCCCACTTGTGGCGTCTGTTCCTGTCGGTGCCCAGCCTGGAATCATGTCGCCGGTTGTAGATCCTGCGAAAGCGGGAGCCGGTCGAGATCCGGGTACGGTCGCAGAAACCGGGGTGACTGTGGGGAATACCGATCCGGCGTTGGCCTATTACTTCGTCTTGATTCAGGACAAAATTACCAGCAACTGGATGCCGCCAAAGATGAGTCCGGGAGCGATGGCCGGCGTCAGTGTCTCCCTGAGGATCCTTCGTTCCGGGCAGATTCGCAATCTGGCTGTCGGATCATCCTCTGGAGATCGTCTGCTTGACGACTCGGCCGTTCGCGCCATCAGTCTTTCGAGCCCACTGCCTCCGCTGCCTCCGCTGTATAAGGCCGAGGCGCTCTCGCTCGAGTTGCGTTTCACTTTTGTGGGAGAAAAGAGCTGATGCGATCGAATCGATACATGAGCATTCGCCGCGCGATCTTCGCCTTCGGTTTACTGGTTATCACAATACCCCCGCTGTCGGCCCTGTCCGCAGAAGAAAAATACACCGTAGACATTGTGCGAAAGGAGGCGCAGAAGATTACGATTGCGGTCGTCGGCTTCCCGTCGCTGAAGGCTATCTCCAAGGGCGAGGATCTCGGTGCACAGGCGGGCGCGATCCTGACCGATGATCTGAAAAACACGGGGATCTTCGATGTGATTGATCCGTCGTTCCTCCCGGTCGAAGCTGCCCAGGTCGGTTTTGGCCAGGAAAAGGGGCTGCTGCCGGCACTGAACTCTCTGAAGGTTCAGGCTGTCGTTGTCGGAAAACTCTCGTCGCGGGGCGACGAGCTTGTCGTGGAGGGTCAGCTCTTTGAGGTCACGAATGGCGAGATGCTGTCCGGTAAGCGGTACGCCGGAGATCCCCGGACCTTGCGGGCGATGGTGCATCGCCTGGCAGACGAGATCGTCTTTCGGCTGACTGGAGAAAAGGGGATCGCCTCCTCCAAGATCGCGTATGTCTCCTCCGTCAATGGCGCCAAAGAGATCTATGTCATGGATTATGACGCCTATAACCCACTCCTGATTACCGGCAATCATTCGATCAATCTTTCTCCGCGGTGGTCTCCAGACGGTAAGAAGATCGCCTACACCTCCTATCGTGATCACAATCCCGACCTCTTCGTCGTCGATCTGGAGACGGGGCGACGTCAGAAGATCTCGTCCAACCCCGGACTCAATGTGGCCCCGGCGTGGTCTCCGAATGGGAAATGGCTGGTCTTCTCGATGAGTAGCGGGACGGGCACCAACCTCTTTCTCATCCGGCCGGATGCGACCGGTCTCCGTCAACTGACGCAGGGGCCGCACATCGACATCTCTCCCTCCTTCGCTCCCAACGGGCGACAGATCGTATTTAGTTCGGATCGTGGCGGCACACCCCAGATCTATCTGATGGATGTCGAAGGGACCAATATCCGGCGCTTGACCTTCGGGGTCGGCGATTACAGTGTGTCGCCTCGATGGTCTCCGCGTGGCGACAAAATCACCTTTGTGGGTAGAACGCGCGGGAGCTTCGATATCTTCCTGATCAATCCAGACGGGACGGGATTGACGCAGTTGACGTCGAATTCGCGCAATAATGAGGAGCCGTCGTGGTCGGCTGACGGGCGGCATCTTCTCTTTACCTCGACGCGGAACGGACATCGGCATCTGTACGTGATGAAGGCCGACGGATCGGATCAGCGGCAATTGACCAAGAACGGACAGGAAAACTACCTCGCAGACTGGTCGCCGTCGGCGGGGGTAGGCAGTGCCTTTCAAAGGATACCGTAGAGGTATGACCGGGCTATCGGCGGGATGATGCAGAAGGGATTCTTGGTGAGCACAATGGGAGGGAATACGAGATGAGGTGGACGCAGCGAATAGGGATCGGTTCAACGATGACAGTGGCCGTTATGGCGTTATTTCTGACCGGTTGTCCGAAGAGGCCGGATGTTGTCGAGACTGTTCCAAGACCGAGTGCGCAACAGGGCGAGGTCGGCAGGCCGGTGCCTCCGCCGGCGCCAAAAGTCGCCGCTCCTGAGGAGAAATTCCCCGCTGAGGTCGCAGTCCAGCCGCCGGACACTAGGCCGACTGCTGAGACCGGCGCGGTTCCGGAGGCCAAGATTGCTGAAGCGGAGGTCGGACAGGAGGCGGCGGCAGCGGTGCAGGCGAGAGAGCTGAAGGATATCTACTTCGATTTCGATCAATCCGCCATTCGAGATGATTCCAAGAAGCTGATGGATGAGAACGTCGAATGGTTCAGACAACACTCTGCGGCCAGGGTCACGATTGAAGGTCATAGTGACGAGCGCGGTTCCAGCGAGTACAATCTTGCACTTGGCGAGCGGCGGGCCAGGGCCGCACGCGATTACCTGGTGGCTGCGGGGATCGCGGCAAATCGGATCGGTACCATCAGTTTTGGGAAGGAGCGCCCATTTGTTTCAGGGCACGACGAATCGACCTGGAGGTGGAATCGACGGGCCCATTTTGTCCCCGTTGCGAAATAACGACGCAAGGCAGGCAGATAGGCTGAAGACTGAAAGGAGCAGGGGACTGAACCTAGAGGTCTTCAGCCTTCGGCCTAAACCCCTGATGGCTGGGTGCTGATTGCTGAACGCTCTTTTCGAAGGAAAGGGATGAGACGTTATTCTCCGTTAGTGACTGCGTTGATCCTTAGTGCGCTGACCATGGGGTGCGAGGGGGATCTGCCCTTGCGCATGGTTCAGCGGGATGTAGACGTCATGAGGAGTGAGGTCGCAGCCGTCGCCAGGACCGGCGAGGGGACCAGGACGGCTGTCGAAGAGCGGATCAGGAGGACTGAGGAACGCCTGGAAAAGAGTGACCGTACCCTGGTTACTCTGGAAGAGAAGTTGAGGAAGTTGGAGTCGGATATTAAGAGCCAATCCGCAAAGACAGCCCAGGAGCGACAGGAAAGGCAGGCGTTCCTTCAGTCTCAGGCTGCGCTCAGCGTGAAGCTGGACGAGTTGACCACGGGGGTACGGCTGGCTCAGGGACAAACCGAAGGGATGGGCCACGGCATTACGGAGGTGAATAGGCGCGTTGATGAGTTTGGGCGTCGGATCGATCAGATCGGGCAGCGACTGAACGGGTCCGACAAGCAGGTCAGCCAGGCCGCCGGCGCCGCGCAGGAGGCGGCAGCCGTGGCCAGGCAGGCGACGGCTGTCTCTCAGCAGACCGCGCAGCAAGTGACGGCGGCCCTTCAACAAATGGCCCATCAGACAAACGTGGCGATCGAGCAGGTCAACGCAACCGCGCAACTCGCCCTGGCCGAGGCCAGAAAAACGACCAAGGGAAAGCCGACCACGGGCGCTGCTGGCTCGTCTCGTACTGAGATGCAGGCCCCGTTCCCGGTGGTGACCCCGATTACGGCGCCCCCTCCGGTTCCGTCCGCACCGACTGCTACGGCTCCAACTCAGTCGGTTGCGCCTCCTCCGCCCGCCGTCCGGACAGCCGAGTCGCCTCCACGCCCGATTCCGGCTGCGAAGCCGGCGATCAGGACGGAGAGCGCCGGCGAGCTATACAGAAATGCCCTGAACGACTATGCGAAAGGCGATTACGAGTTAGCGATCAGCGGTTTCCGAAGTCAGATTGAGCTCTATCCCAACTCCAGCCTCCTGCCGAACGCCCGGTACTGGCTCGGAGAGTCATATTACAGCCAGAAGCAGTACGACCAGGCGGTCACGGAGTTTGCGGTGCTCGTGAAGCAGCATCCGGAGCACCCAAAGGCGGCGAGCGCTCTGCTCAAGCAGGGGTTTGCGCACCTGGAGATGGGGGACAAGCCCAAAGGGCGAACGGTACTCGATCGCCTGCTGAAGCAGTTCCCAAAGTCGCAGGAGTCCAGATGGGCGAAGGAGCGGCTGAGTCAAATCAAGTAAGGCGAGGGAGAGTGTGTAGGGTTCGGCATGGCATTTCGTCAGAGCCGACCGTCTCCAAAGACGGAGCCTTACGAACGATCATTGCCCTCAAAGCCCTTGGCGGAGTTCTGTTCTTGCTGATCGGCCTTGGTGTCTTTGCCCTGGTCAATCGCGACGTTGCCGTTCTGGCGGAGGAACTGGCGGATTCGCTGGGTATCGATTCGGACAATCATTATCTTCTGCGGTCGCTCGAGTGGCTCATCGGCATTTCTCCGAAGCAGATCATTGCCGTAGGGTTTGTGACCCTCCTCTACTCAACTCTTCTACTGACCATGGCTTGGGGACTTCATCTGGGGCGGGTATGGGCCGACTGGCTGACGATCGGCGCGACGGGGCTCTTTATTCCTGTTGAACTGTACGAAGTGGTCCGGTCGCTCCGCCTCACCTATTCAGTCGTGCTCGCGATCAACATCTTTATCGTGTGGTATCTCATTCGCCGCCGCATCCGGTCATTATCGTTGTAACGGACCACGGCACAGTGCGTGTCTCGCCCGCCTTGCCTATCATCGTTCTGTACGTTTCCCGCCACACCATCTATTCCCGACAGTGGGTGTAACTTTATTTGTCTATGCGTTCGACGACGAGGTCGCCCATTTGTGCCGTACCAACGAGCGTCGTGAGTCCCGGTTGCCGGATATCGGGTGTTCGATACCCGGCTTCGAGTACTCGGCTTACCGCGGCGTCAACGGCGGCTGCCGCCGGCTCGTGGTGGAGCGTATGACGCAGGAGCATTGCGGCGGATAGGATAGTCGCGAGGGGATTCGCCTTGTCCTGGCCGGCGATGTCTGGGGCGGAGCCATGGATCGGTTCGTACAGACCGGGTCCGTCTCCCAGGCTGGCTGACGGCAGCATGCCGATAGAGCCGACGAGCATGGCGGCCTCGTCGCTCAGGATATCTCCGAAGGTATTTTCGGTCAGCACGACATCGAAGCGTCGAGGATCGCGGATGAGTTGCATTGAACAGTTATCCACCAGCATGTGGTCCAACTCGACATCCGGGAACTCCCCGGCCGTTTCGGCGACCACGCGACGCCAGAGTTGGGAGCTGGCCAACACATTGACCTTATCGACGGACGTCAGTCGCTTCCGACGCTGCGCGGCGATCTGAAATCCGATCTTGGCGATCCGCTCGATCTCATGGGTGGTGTAGCTCAGCGTATCGATACCTTGCTCCCCTTTGCCGTCCGGGGCCGGACCTATCCCCTTCGGTTCGCCGAAGTAGAGGCCGCCGGTCAGTTCCCTGAGGACGAGCAGATCAACCCCCTCGATGATCTCGCGCTTCAGAGGCGAGGCATCAATGAGGGGGGCGAACAGTTTCACCGGTCTGAGGTTCGCGTACAGCCCCAACTCCTTGCGGAGTCGGAGCAGGCCCCGCTCCGGCCGGCAATCGACCGGCAGGCTGTCCCACTTCGGGCCACCAACCGCGCCGAAGAGGATCGCATCGGCGGCGCGACACAGGCTCCAGGTCTCCGGTGGAAGCGGGGTTCCGCATCGGTCGATAGCCGCGCCTCCGACCACCCCCTCTTCGAACGTTAGGGAAATGTCGAAGAGCACGCCGATCTGCCGTAAGACCTTCACTGCCTCCCGGACGATCTCCGGTCCTACCCCGTCTCCGGGTAATACAGCAATTCGAGCCATGAATCCTCCCAGATAGACACCACCTACACCCGCGGTCCGTTCTGTAAGAGCTTTCATGACTAGCATGGCGAGAGTGAGAGGTCAAGGGCAAAGGACTACTGTTGGGCCGGCTGTGCTATACTAATCCCGTGAAAATCCTTTCTGCAGAGTTCGTCACAAGCGTCTCATCGCTTGCCCAACTCCCACGTGAGCCACGCGCGGAGATTGCAGTCGTCGGCCGCTCCAATGTCGGCAAGTCGTCGCTGATCAACTGCCTGTTGCGTCGCCGTGGACTTGCTCGTGTCAGTGGCGTACCGGGCCGTACACAGTTGCTGAACTTTTTCCTGATCAATCGGGATTTCTATCTGGTTGACCTGCCTGGGTACGGCTACGCAAAAGTCCCTGATTCGATTCGGCTGGCGTGGGGACCGCTGATCGAAGGGTATCTGGCCTCGGATCGAGACCTTAGAGTGGTCATTGTACTTATCGATGCGCGACAAGGGGTTACGGAGAAGGACTTGCAGATGAAAGGGTTGTTGGACAATTTCTCCATCAACTGGATACCGGTTCTGACCAAGATCGATAAGCTCCGACGGACAGCCCGCCAGGCGCATATTCGCGATGCCGTAGACGCTTTAGGCTTACGCGATCCCCGGGCGATTATCCCATTTTCCGCGAAGTCCGAGGAAGGCCGGGAGTCGTTATTGGCCGTCATCGGTGACTACGCGCAAACACGACCTCTTTCGATGGGTTCGGCGTTGACTCCGACCTCCGGACCTGCTAGGCTCGGAAAAGCCGTAACGGATCGGTCATAGTAGCCGGACCGTGCGGGAGCGCATGAAGAACTGAATGAGCGTGAAATGAGTAGAGCGGGACGAGTGCGATACTATCTGTATGGATTGTTGGGGTTGGCCATATTCGCTCAGGGGTGCGTGGCCGCGCAGAGGGTTGGGCATGAGCCTGCAATACGGCGTGGTGTACCCGTCGGTACCGGCGTGTCTGCGATCGAAGCGGTCGAAAAGGCAACAGACAAGGCTGAGGCCTACTACCGATTTATGAGAAGCCTGCTGGCAGAGCAAGCCGGAGATCATCACGCCGCGATCACGTGGCAAAAGGCGGCACTACAGGTTGACCATCGATCTGTCGTCATGCACAATCACCTGGCCTCTCTGCATATGAAGCGGGGCGACGTTCGAGGCGCGATAAATGCGGGAGAGGATGCGCTTGCCCTGGATTCGAAGAACCTTCATGCTCACCTGCTGTTGGCTGCCGTCTATCAGAGCCTGCATAACCTGTCGGTGGCCGAACGATATTTCCGCAATGCGCTCGACCTGGACCCCGTCCGGACCGAGACGTACGTGCAGCTTGCAGCCCTTTATAGGGAGGCCAGAAAAGCGCAGGAGGCAATCGCAGTGTACCGGCAAGCGCTGGACGTCGATCCCGGCTCGCTGGTGATCCGTTACAATCTGGGGCGGCTTTACCTGGAGGAGGGGCAGTCGGAGCAGGCAAGCCATATCTTTCGAGAGATCCTGGAGCGCGACTCAGCGTTTGATCCCGCGTTGACGGCGCTTGGGATGAGCCTCGAGGCGCAGGGAAAATTGGATGAGGCCAGGACGATGTATCAGCGCGCGCTCGTTGATGATCCCAGGAACGGCGAGATTCGGGAGCGCCTGGCCCAGTTGCTCTTGAGGCAGAAAGAGCTGGACGCCGCCCTTATCGAGTATCGACGGCTGCTTGATCAAGAGCCGAACAACAGCTCGTTCAAACTGCGAATTGGATTCATTTACTATGAAAAGCGGATGTATGGAGAGGCTATTCAAGCCTTTCGGGATATCCTCCGAGAGGAATCGGGCAACCATGAGGTCCGGTACTATCTGGGCCTGACCCTTGAGGATGAGAGGCGCCACGATGAGGCCCTCGACGAGCTGGCACAGATTCCCAAGGACAGTCCGCGCTATCCGGACGCGCTCTTCCATCGCGGGTACATCCTCAGCCAGAAGGAACGGTATGTCGAGGCCGGCGATCTGCTTTCCATCGCGGGATCCCTGAGGCCGAACGAGGGCGTCATTCCGTATCTGTTGGGTCTGATCTATTTCCAGCAAAAGAGCTATCCGC
Encoded here:
- a CDS encoding putative TPR domain protein (Evidence 3 : Function proposed based on presence of conserved amino acid motif, structural feature or limited homology) — encoded protein: MRYYLYGLLGLAIFAQGCVAAQRVGHEPAIRRGVPVGTGVSAIEAVEKATDKAEAYYRFMRSLLAEQAGDHHAAITWQKAALQVDHRSVVMHNHLASLHMKRGDVRGAINAGEDALALDSKNLHAHLLLAAVYQSLHNLSVAERYFRNALDLDPVRTETYVQLAALYREARKAQEAIAVYRQALDVDPGSLVIRYNLGRLYLEEGQSEQASHIFREILERDSAFDPALTALGMSLEAQGKLDEARTMYQRALVDDPRNGEIRERLAQLLLRQKELDAALIEYRRLLDQEPNNSSFKLRIGFIYYEKRMYGEAIQAFRDILREESGNHEVRYYLGLTLEDERRHDEALDELAQIPKDSPRYPDALFHRGYILSQKERYVEAGDLLSIAGSLRPNEGVIPYLLGLIYFQQKSYPQAIAQLERALGLEPSNAAYLYQLGSAFERSRQIDKAETIFRRLLTVDPKHADAYNYLGYMFADEGIKLDESVALVKKALELQPDNGAFVDSLGWAYYKKGMVDEALVELKRAAELSTKEDPTIFEHLGDVYFRKRMVHEAIREWERSLAIDSANEAVQHKLRKARDVLSREGE
- the leuB gene encoding 3-isopropylmalate dehydrogenase (Beta-IPM dehydrogenase) (IMDH) (3-IPM-DH) (Evidence 2b : Function of strongly homologous gene; Product type e : enzyme), with protein sequence MARIAVLPGDGVGPEIVREAVKVLRQIGVLFDISLTFEEGVVGGAAIDRCGTPLPPETWSLCRAADAILFGAVGGPKWDSLPVDCRPERGLLRLRKELGLYANLRPVKLFAPLIDASPLKREIIEGVDLLVLRELTGGLYFGEPKGIGPAPDGKGEQGIDTLSYTTHEIERIAKIGFQIAAQRRKRLTSVDKVNVLASSQLWRRVVAETAGEFPDVELDHMLVDNCSMQLIRDPRRFDVVLTENTFGDILSDEAAMLVGSIGMLPSASLGDGPGLYEPIHGSAPDIAGQDKANPLATILSAAMLLRHTLHHEPAAAAVDAAVSRVLEAGYRTPDIRQPGLTTLVGTAQMGDLVVERIDK
- the engB gene encoding putative GTP-binding protein engB (Evidence 3 : Function proposed based on presence of conserved amino acid motif, structural feature or limited homology), translating into MGRLCYTNPVKILSAEFVTSVSSLAQLPREPRAEIAVVGRSNVGKSSLINCLLRRRGLARVSGVPGRTQLLNFFLINRDFYLVDLPGYGYAKVPDSIRLAWGPLIEGYLASDRDLRVVIVLIDARQGVTEKDLQMKGLLDNFSINWIPVLTKIDKLRRTARQAHIRDAVDALGLRDPRAIIPFSAKSEEGRESLLAVIGDYAQTRPLSMGSALTPTSGPARLGKAVTDRS